TACCGGCAGCGATGCAGTTCTCGCCCTTGTTGAAGAATACACCGCCCATGCCGATTCTGACGGCCTGCtgcagatcggcgtcctcGAAGATGACGAGAGGGCTCTTGCCGCCAAGCTCCAGCGACACCTTCTTCAGATTACTATCGGCGCAGCACCTCATGATGGTCTGGCCGATCTGCGTGGAGCCGGTGAAGCCCAGCTTCCTGATCAGCGGATGCCCCACAATAGCGTTGCCGACTTCGCTGCCGAATCCGCAGAGGATGTTGATGACACCCGGCGGGATTCCGGCGCGCGCGGACAGCTCGGCGAACTTGAGGGCCGTCAGCGGCGAGGCCTGAGCGGGTTTCATCACCACGGTGTTTCCGGCCGCCAAGCAGGCCGCCATCTTCCACGACAGCATCATCAGAGGATAATTCCAGGGAGTGACCAGGCCGCAGACGCCGATCGGTTCGCGCCGCGTGAACGTGAGATTCCGGTTTGGACGCGCGTGCGAAATCGGTATGGTCGAGCCCTGGATCTTGTCGCACCATCCGGCGAAGTAACGCCAGGTCTCGATGGACATACCTACGTGCGTCTTCAGGGCGAGCGTGTACACCGCCCCGGAATCGAGGCTCTCGAGAGTGGCCAGCTCCTCTTTGTGCTGCTCCATCAAGTCCGCTAATCTGGAACGAAGAGAAACGTTAATaaagaacgaaaaaaaaacacaaagaAATGAAGTCTTTAATAATCTTGTCGAggattaaaagatataaaaattatacactgaaatttcatcaattatttttctcgcatttagaaaaaaatagatctcatgtttgtaaaaaaaaaaaaatgtttcagtaAAATCAAATGTGAGAAATAGATTATTGCTTTACTTGAATAACAGCGCGCCACGCTCCCTGGCGCTAATTTTGCCCCATTCGCCCTCCTCAAAGGCCTTCTTGGCGGCCTTGACAGCGCGATTAACGTCTTCGGCGTTCGCGCTCTCCACCGAGCAGATAACGCTCTCATCGTGGGGATTTATCGTGTTGATGGCCCTACCGTGGCCGTTGACGAACTCGCCGTTGATGAAAAGCTGCCTGGGGAATCTCAGGGTCAAGTTGTTCGCCTGCACTTCCACTACGTCGTACTTGATCTCTTTCGCGGCTGTATTTCCTCGAGCTGTAAGGACGACCGTCGTGACGAATTCTCTAAAAACCGGCGCCATGAAAACATCGATGTTCTGTAAGCTGACGCCAAAGTTGTCCTTGACTTCCTCAACCATGCGTACCACGTCCATGCTGCTTGCGCCTGAAagagaaaagtaaatatatttttataatattttatacattttttgatactTGTATACTGAACACACActttgaaatgaaaaataaattcaattatacgTAAAGTATAGAAGAagtcagataaaaaatataaagtttcaaacattaaaaatattaagaaaaagaaaaaataataaactattaattaaatcataacatcataaattaaatacatattaattcaACTTATATCTAAACGTAAAaatagtgaaataaaaaatatgagtaGCAAgcattttgcataatatattgcCATATTCGCGAatgcttaattatttttactttaatgtaagaaattatagaaatacgtaaaatatatttttttatatgaagtaAAACTTAACGATTAGAAATCTCTATATCCTagttttcatatataaattccGCGTGAGCTTTTGAAAAACCCATTTACCGGAAGCGAAGAAATCCGTGTCGTCGTCGATGTCAATTTTAAGTATATCCGTCCAGATTCGACGCAGCCCATCAGCAATACTCAGCTCCTCTTCCGTGAACTCCACGACTTGGCGATCATTCATCTGCCCGTATTTACCGGCATGAATGGTCTTGGTGCCGATCTTGATCCTCTCGACGTTAACGAAACGTCCATCCGCAGCCTCGATCAGCAGACCGCCCTGATGAACGATCCCCGTTCTTTTTTCGACATCGACCTCCCTCTCCCCTTCCGGCAGTTTGTCGCCGTTCCACAGGGACGATCCGAAGAGGCTCACCTCCTCGCCGTCCAACGTCGTCCAGGCGCCCGGTGTGCTGTCCAGACCGCGGATGAAATTGTGAATCTCCTTCGCCGGCTTATCCCAGTCGATCTTTTGTAGCTCCTTCTTGTTCAGCATGGCATCATAAGTCGCGCCCTGCGCGGGTTGCGGCTCCATGGGTGCAATTCCTTTCGCCACGAGGTCCACCGCCTCGCCCATGGCCTTGATACCCTCCGGATAGAGGAAGTTGTTGTACAAACTGTCCACTGTGTCGTTCGGCTCCACCTTGCAGGACCTCTGAAGAAGGACCGGCCCGGTGTCCAGGCCGTCATCCGCCCAGAAGATCGAGAATCCCGCGGTGTCATCCCCTTGAATCAGGGTCCTGAAAGGAgacaaataaactttattcgGTAATCGAATTTTGCCAATATTAAAATCAGTGTTCGAATTGTAGTATCGTTTATATTCGTGCAACACAGACGAAAGgaattattttggaaaaactATGCTATTGAATTATTGGATTATTgctagaattaaaaaatgataaaatttgttatcttttaatataaactgattcacataataatatataatttctataatattttaataagaaccTGACAGATGCGATTAtcgttaattttatcaaaaatttgcaatttttgctgataagaaaaaaatgcaaaatgatTATGCGGGACAacaaaatatatcgaaaatatGCGATACAATGATATCGTTTGATAGttcaaagttatatataaaggCGATACAATACGCGAATACGCGGGTCATGGAAGGGTATCATAGTGAGCTCATTGGCTGCATATTTTATCGTTGttattatcgttttatttttagcgAGAAAGTAGTTTTACTTTGCAATCGCGAGCGCGAAAACCGCGGCAAACCGGTTGTAACGTGCGTAAAGATGCCTAGTCGATATCGAGAAACGTTGTATCGTAGCTGACTGACCCGTGTGGCGATTAGCATTAGCTGATACGGCAAGCTCCAATTATGCAATAACTACTACGATagagttatttattaaattatggaTTAATTCAGAAATAGCAACAGTCTTACGATTATGGAAAGATAaagtaaattcttttaattaaaatattaaaacaaacttAAGCTAATAGATACGAAGTGAATTACGATAAGAATGAAAGTAAGTCTCATCTATTCTTGTAAAAAACCTTGcaagtttttcaattaataaattaattaattggaGAAAACTTACAGAGCCCTAATTTTCagagattaaataaatttatctttaactCGACAaacatattaaagtaaaaaagataataaacaaattgtttttccaagcaaaaaattttttccgaagaatattggagaaaattttcgataaaagaaaaattatcgagaaaaaaaaaagttattggaAATCGCGTTAACGTGCGTTGATAAGAACTAACCAGCTTATAGCACTCGCTCCTCTGTGTCTGGGCAGCAAAGACGGATGATAGCATATGGTACGATAACGCGGATGATTAATGACTTCCATAGGGATGTATTGGCTGCAGAATGGCAAAACATTGATATCTACTTCGATGCCTTTGTACAGCGTCAAAATTTCGGGCAAAGCCACTCCTTTGCTTCTCCAAGCCTTGATTTTGAACACCGGTGTGTCATCGGCCTTAGCGGTAGTTGCTGCAATTCAAGAGAAATGATGACGAATTTAGACATAAATTGggaaatgtttgaaaaacgAAAAAGATGTTTGTTCGCTGAAGAgtcattattcaaaaattttgtactttcttttattttcaaaagctTTTTCAGAAGTGAaaattgtagataaaaatcaaacttacaactatactttttttaaattatttcttgactTTTGAGGTAGCTCTGGCTAAATATAAGCTATCGCACAAACTATTTCACTATCACAGGACACATGATAATATcacgaataatatttaatcaacgCTATTTCAAAATCAACAAACCACAAGATGATAAGTTTCTcgtatgcattttatatattagatttattattattaataatattttttgtagataatattaaagtttctcAACTAAGAACTGCAAAAATTTAcagtagaattaattttagtatGCAATTTCATACCTAGAGCATCCTCGCGATTTCCTTTATCCGGAATCGTAAAAACTCCAGTGATCTGATGTCCCTTCTGTCGCAAAAGTTTGTAAACTTCCGCTGCAAAAGGACTTTGTCCAATGATAGCCACTTTAAGCTGCGCCATCGTCGACTGTAGATTGCGAAAAAAAAggtctttattaatttatgtataacttattgtgtattattacattgagattttaattaaaagaaatgtagaaaatatcaGCTAAAGTACACTgccaattatttttgaaatattgataatacCTGAACCGTTTAATGTCAGAACCGTGTACTTCTAGTGTAATTTCCGGTATATAAAAAGGAACAAACTAAAAGTTCGAATAGAAGGTTGactattcaaataaaaaataataatagtttgcTCGAGAGTCAGTCTCGATCGTGACTGATTTGTtcacaacaataataaagtgTTCCGAAGCTGTGTAACTCGTGCGCATATCccaatacatataatatacaggATCAACCGCACCACGTGGTAATGATGCATTCCTGAGAtcattttgagataaaaattttaatatcaaagctACAATAGTTCTTAAATGAGAAGCATTTAAAGTTAATCAATCAAGTCTCCGAGGCACggttgtagaaaaaaaaagaacagctCCTGTGTTATCAATGTGCCATTACCGTGCGGTGCGCTTAAtccgggacaccctgtatataaatgtattttcccAAATAGATAAGAATTGTTCTAGAACTCTCTTCAAATTTACATATCATCtctatactttatttttaatttctttctactttcgtgtaatgaaaaatataaagctaATATGCAGATAGGATGCTGATAACGATTTTTTAGGGCGTATTCTTGAATTAATTAGAACTAAAACATTGCAGCAAAGGAAAGAAATGACAAACTCTCAATAGGCACTTTTGAGATCGAACGTTTCGTTCAGTTtatgaatgaaaaaataaaataatgttgacTCATCTACATACCTATCTGTAGTTTGCCGTGTGCGTATTACTAGTAGCAGTTTTAAATAAGTTGCGAAgcttatttgcaaaaaaaatagagattcCTGAAGCAAAAACTCCAATCACCATtacacatacgcatacactACCACCGTCACCACACGCGCATAAAAGAGAAGGcctgaaatatattaattagttaaaatacataattatttatgtcacatcgttaattataatatatatattacacgtGGAATGCCACGCGGGGATCGATACAATCTCCGCGGTATTCGATgtgttaaagaaatttttagtaGCTACTCATtagcaattaatttatgtaaaatcttaTCTCTCAGACTTCTTCCTGAcgttcttaattatattaatgtattttttttttttttttttttaattggattGTACTCTGTTGTGCGACTTACGGTATCCAAGACGAGGCTGCGTCGTAAAATGAGATTCCTGAGTCCCAGCATCAGTTCCGCAGTGCGATCGGAGAATGTTCACGTCGCGCCTTCACTTCTCTCACTGAGCGTACTCGTGGTGAAACGCGTGCGTGCCGACGATCGGCTTCCTTTACGAAGCCGGGTAAAAGTGTTCACGTTTATATAACGTCGACGATATCTCGCGCGCGAGAGGGTCAAGTTCTAAACCGAACTCCATCAGGGACCTTTCGCTATCCTCGTTTATCTCCGGACATATCACGAGCGAGTACTCTTCTGATAATGAATAATGACTCTgtgatttatatttgcatgatTTGTCAAAATGTaaacgtaaatttataaaaatgcctgcgatgttaaataataataagatgaAAGTATCGTGAATATAGTGTTTATAATACATGTCATTGTTACAAATAACAGAGATAATGATACAATAACAGAGATATGATagtgtttaaaataatctgtCATTAAATGATAGAATTTAATacgtatttaatatgtatttaatgcgaatttcgaaataaaaagcaaaagacCAAGGAAAGTAGCTGAACGTGCAAATCAAAATCAATAGTAATCAATTATAAtgttagttaataaaattaatcaacaaCGTGACTTGACTTAATGAGCAATAATGtgatcttaataaatatttgattaatgaaacatatttataatttcttttcttcatttcaattttattaataaactttctCTGCTAAACACTAAGATCATTatgtcttaaaatatttacgtttTATGTAATATCGGGATATCTTTCGCGGAAAATTTACTTTTCGTGACGCCGATGACTTGTTAATCCACAAATTGCGGATTCCAACCGACTCGATCCAGTTCGGAGAAAAGATCCCCCGGTCGTAAATAGGTAAAAGGTCTCACTGATAAAACCTgctatttatattaacagttCCGAACCGCCTCGAATCGGTTTCGGGTCACTCCTCGCGCTGGAGAGGTGACGATTCTTATCGCAGGATCACGCGGGCATAAAATGCAAACTCAGCATTGTCAGATTTACGCATTTGTGATGCTGCACAAACCATCGATTATTGCGCTGTAATCTTGTTACATCATTCGTCTAACGAAATCTTCCAACTCGGAAGAGCGGAATAAAGTTTCACGAAGAAATGCTCCTTGACATCACGCTTTAGACAAAAGCATCTCTTTTTGaatgaattttttctttgccGGTTCCTTAATTAAGGTGCAACATTCATGAAAGGTAAATTTCtagaatcaaaataaaataatgcacgcgaattattatacaagcaatatatattgaatatattgtatttgtgATATCGgttatgtttttttaagaaaaaatatttcaaaaaactaATTGTAttagattaatattatctttttacgTCTATAATACAACATGTACAACTTATTCGATATAACTTCAGCTAATTTGCTTTGTTTGCTCTAAGAATTTACTGAAAGATTTAATGTGATAAAAGTTTATCTATCATAGGAAAAAATGTATCAGTTTGTCGCTTCTGACGAGGAGCGATTTTCCCTTGAACGTTATAGAAGATAGTTAAAAGTATACTTATCGCACATCCTTCAAGTTCTTTCATCCGCAAAGTACAGTCGAAAAGATCGGCACGTGAATCGACAGTAGCAAGTCGGCAGTTCAATATCGCGGCACTTTAAATTCGGACGCGCCGTCGATCGCCGTCGTCGGTTTCCTCTTATTCATGATGTTCTGGATCTTCTGCCACTCGCGGTCGAGCTCCGCCTTCTCATTCTTCTCTTTGTTGTACTTCCTGGTGCGCCTGCCGTCGGCCATTTTCACGCCGTACTGGAATGCCGCCTTCGGCAGCGCCTCCTTGTTGTTCATGTACTCGCTGTACTCCTCGGGCGTGTCGAAGTCCCAGCGGCCAATCGGACCCTTCTTGTTGCCCAGATCCATCTTCGTGTAATCCACTTCGTCGTCCGAGTCGTCAATAGCGTCCTGCATCTCGTCCAGGCCCGGATAACACTCGGCGTAGCCTtccggctcggccgccagttTGTTCAGCAGGGCACCCTTCTTCGGCACGCTGCTATCCGCTACGACGGTCGCGCTCGGTTGCAGCACGTTCGGCAATTGTGGCGCGTTCGCCTTGTCGTCGGTATCCAAATTCGTCTCGGGCTTGTCAAAGTACGAGCCCTTCTTCTTCTCGCGCGAATGCCCGTCCTTCTTGCTCGCCACTGCCGGCATGTAATCGCCGATGTCGCCGTAGATACTGTCATCGGCGACCGGCGGCCGCGGCTGTATGTCTATATCGTTCCCCTcgtcgccgcgcgcgcgcccgtCTTTCAGCTTCTTGCCTTTCTTACTGTGTCGGCTACCTTGGCGCAGATATGACAGAATTTGCGCTAGCTTGTTGATCACTATATCGTTGGTCGTGAGAGTCGGCGTGTTATCAATCGTCGGCACATCCGCCTTGCTCCTAATCAACGTCGTCGGTATATCCACGTCGGCGTTCTCGTCGTCCAGCTCGATTACGTACGCCATGCGACCCGGTGTGAACAGCTCGTTCCTCTCGATCTGCTTCGACTTCATGATCATGACAGTTTTGTATAAGCTCCGGCCCATTTTCGTCTTGAACTGCATCTCGTCGTCTTTCTTCTCTGGTTCCGGCTTCTTTATCTTCTCCTTCGGTTTTACCAACTTCTCCATTTCCTGCTCTTGCTCGTGTTCTTTCGCCTCAATCTCGCTGCGTACCTATAGcaatgcatttatataaatataatataatagttaaataaaataattcattaaaatacagaaaaatatccATAGTTTGtatctaaattataaattattttatttgagaaaagtgatatacattatttcaaaatatctaCTGTGACAAAAAGCTCTGTTTTTCTTAAACTTGTGAAGAGTCTTAATAAATAGAAGATATTGCACCTTTTGTAGCAAAGCATAGTCCAAGCCTTTGACCAAGTGAGTATGCTCCATGTCACCACCCAAGAATTTCGACTGCTGGATCATCTGCCTCCTACGCTCAGCAGCATCCATACCAGACTTTAGATCCGGCGCAACAGCTCTGTAAGCACTGGCACTGTTCATGGGATCTTCTGCCTGATAATCCTGATTGGTGCCATCCCTACGCTCCCTTGCACGGTCTCTGTATTTTTCAGCAAGCTCTGCCATCTTATCCTCCTCCTGCTTTTTCAGCTTTGCGTAGAagctcttcttctttcttcgcAACTCCGCCCGACTACCCCCGCTAACCTGAGGAGTCTGGGCGGTCTTTGCACTGGCATCTCTCGCTGTACCTGGTACAGATGCTGGGGTGGCTGAGGGCACTGACGCTCTCGGAGTCATCAGGAGTTTTCGGAAGTCATCGTTCGTCAGACGAACTGACATACCTACTTCTTCCTCCGTTTCTGGCATTTTGATCAACTGTCTTTCCTAATCAAACAATtaagttaggttaggttataATCAACACTATCTTGGAGAAATGTACAACGATAGAAATATTAAGCTTTTTACGAAATACTTACCTTTCTAGTAGTAAAAAAAACTGCGAGATATAAAGTAGAAATCTCagttatgtattaaaaatgtcgATCAAAAgtgtatttatttgtaaaatcacATCACTCAACGAGACTACGAGTGTAAAGTATAATCAACAACAGCTGATCTAAACGCCATATTAACTCATGTTACTAGCATATGATAAAATAGGTACATCTCAATTGATAAACCTAGATCTCTactattttacaatttgaaaaatgataaattatatttaattttatagaaaataaaaaattatgtttagaatgtaatttgaaaaaattagatatttttgttttatttttatttccataaaatgtttaaagtatcataaaacaaattagattCTGTTTTATACACATTACATAAAACtcgtaatatttcaaaaacgtGCACTGAACTTATATAGTTTTGTTCTATATAAGTCAGGGATTTGCACAAATTTTAGtatactatttatatataaatttaccttattggaaaaatatatatattatattattttcttaaaatttgatcaaacaaatgcatattagcaagaatCATCACTCTTGTTGCACAGCTTATTGTAATTGCTACATTCAACTGAAAGTAACTTAGGTCCCAAGACAGGATTCGCAACATAATATGGAAACTTTGCCAATCCATTACACGCTGCTCCATATTCTCCTTTTTTGTTCAATGCGATTACTGCGCCGAAGAAATGAGGATAATGCTGGGCAATCCTGCCAATCGCTTTTTTAGCAGCTGCACTCGGTGTTGCCCCGTTGCGCATTTCTTCCACTGCTAAGAAGCTGCAAaagtacataaattaattttaacggGCAATTAAAACCGTTTTTtagtgtataaaaaatatataaaatcgtaggagaacaaataaaaaagttttaaattaaaatagaatttatataaatttaaattttggtaTAGCGCCAAAAACTGctaaatgtatataaactGCTAACTATACATTATGCCTTGAGTACCTCGGCAGAAATCGCATCATAATATCTCCGTCACCGGTACCGGCTGCCGCACCAACGTCTTGATCGGCATATGCGCCGGCTCCCGCAATAGGAGAATCCCCGATGCGACCAGGTATCTTGTGTTTGGCGCCGTTCGTTGAAGCACCGGCCGCAGTACGCCCTTGCGAGTCTATCGCCAGTACACCGATCGTATCGTGGTTTTCCTCGCTTCCGTTTAACacgtaattattatcaatatcttCAGTATTGCTTAAACCAGTTTGTTGAGTTAACTGTGGGCTATATGGCCCGCAGGTAGCCGTTGGATCTGGTACaacattctaaaaatatccataatgtatcaataacatattaattaaataattgtaagaaGAGATCAACTGTACTTTTGACATATATACCTTCCAAAAATTGGGTTGACAGTTATTTGCCTTCCATTCAGTCCACATTTGCTTAGATTCATTCGTTTGCAGAGATTCTTTctgaaatttcatttttacagCAAAATCTGTAGCTAAATCTCCACCCAGTAAGGAATGTTTTGTGTTCTCTAGCACCTTGCGAGCAACTGAAATAGCACTTTTTACATTTCGCAGACCACCTACTCCGCCTACGTCCATTGCCACTctgttaaagaaatatattccttgaattattaagaattacattaattataagtgaatataaatatcaatattaaaatacttcaatagaataaaaaatagtcatTATGTTTGTTACCCATCCATAATCAAAGCATCTAATGTAGTTTCTCCGGATTCATCAGGACTGCCACCAAATCCCACTGTCCTTCTGCATTGCTGTTCTTCGCACACAACACATCCTTTTTCTACTGCATCCAAAGCACTCacctttttattatatattgcatcccatgcttcaataataatagataatatttttaaattgctaaaatgtttgagagatattaaatatattttaagtgaCAAATTGACATACCTATCTCTGTTGCAGATTCATAATTCCACGTAATCACTATTATAGGAATGGTATTGTTGGAAGCATCAAAATTTTGCTTGTCAAATGCATTGACAAAAAAGCAAGCTTCAAAAAGCAGCACAATTCTTGTAAAATGAGAGAACATCCTGCTTGCAGCCTCTGAAAAGACAAAGATCTTAAAGGACTGAGATCTAAAACGGTAAATGAACCttgtacgaaaaaaattttagagaaaatatgTCTGATAAGATTAGAATGTAATTACTTTAGTATAGGAATGTTAATTATCTTGCTGTAACAACTCGCTGTTATCAAATGGCAAATAATTTCTCAagtttatcttaaaaattgcCATTGTCctaagatatttaaaagttacaaactCATGTTGATAAACTGTAAAATCTTCCACAACAAGTACATTGAACTAGCGAGGCCAGATTTGAAATGAGAGAACTTTCTAtgtcgagagagaaagagtgtaGGGGGTGATGCTTATTCTGTTTATCTTAAGTGATTTCCGGTACCCCCTCCATTTATGCTGCTTGCTGCTTGCGTCACAAATAGCCACACTAGCGCCAAGTGGACTGTTTGAGAATACGTTCCAAACTACTCCAAACTGATCCAAACACTGTGAAGCACCAGCGAAGCATTTGTAGCACCAAGGCCGCACCTCATGTATGCGAGATAGTAATCATTTGCaggaattataaaagaacTAAGTAATATTCCACGATAAAGCACACATTAACATTGTgggataatatttcataacattAATTGAACCTACATGTCAGAAAAGTAACCTGCAAATTTAACTGTTCTGACAGTACAAGAATGTCTTTTAAAAAGGATCTGATATTACTTGTGAAGCCTTACTACTTGATAAACATCCTTCTCAGTATCTCTTACATCTTTTCAAAGCGCATTCCTATcgtatgtaattatatatttgctcaAAATGATTGTGAGCTCAATGGGGTAAGTAATACCtgaaaatgcaaatgtataattttttgacagTATAACTtctttataatgttaattaatcataaaaatttgaatcttTTAGAGGGAGACAGAAATTCTGTTTTTTCTCATGATTGTCATCATGATAAGAACTAGAAAGACTGGCAGTGTAACcatgataaattatttgaccTCTAGTtttgtatatacaaaaatagcaAACTTGATTCTGTGGTTTTACGCGGATGTGCGGATGGGCATTCTGTTTgccttaatttttatatgtaagagaatacacaaaattatcttgtaaattataatttattgcgttATATACAACATAACATGTTTTTGTGTATGCATATGCAGTATGTGGATTGATATTGCCAGAACCAACATATCAAGGacctgaaaatataatttatttacgtgGAGCTAATGGATTGCAAGAGGAATTACAACGTGACACTAGAGTAGTCTGGTTGGTGGCATTCTATACTGCATGGAATCCAGCCTGTGTAACTTTTGCACCGATATTCTCTGAGCTTTCTGCAAAGTAAGTATGTAGTGTTCAACTGTTCTatctttttacagaaaaatatgttcttttattacatagaGTACATACAATGAATTATTACATAGAGAATTATTATAGGTATGCATTAGAGAGCTTTAAATTTGGTAAAGTGGATGTTGGAAGATATCCGGATGCAGCGGCAAAGTATCATGTCAGTGATGCTAGTACAAGCAAGCAGTTGCCAACATTAATACtctttaaaaatggaaaagaagTTGAGCGACGTCCGTATGCGGATCACAAAGGAAAGCtcgttaaatttcttttttcgctAGTACGTATTCTATTCAAACTCAACACTGAAAttcttatgtatatatatatatatatatatatatatatatatataaaactctgtcttttctacttatttttatattaattacacttGTCTCAATTTTTCAGGATAATGTAGAGGCTGCATTTGatctcaataatatttatgatgatTGCAAAAAGAATCCTCTCAagagaaaggagaaaaagTCCTTGAAGGCAGAATAATAAAGTGACAATTAGATGTTTAATGACGAAAAGAACATAAATTGCAGTTCACAGTTCAGAGCGAATTTAGACGGCTTCTACCACCTAGTGCGTTCTCTTGATTGAGTTTCAACACTGAACTAAAAATGcgagaatttataaatattatgttcgtgtgttgtaatatattctatatacacatatatatatatatatgcgataGTGTTCTCATATTAtcaaatcttatttattttattcaaacattta
This window of the Linepithema humile isolate Giens D197 chromosome 1, Lhum_UNIL_v1.0, whole genome shotgun sequence genome carries:
- the LOC105679818 gene encoding cytosolic 10-formyltetrahydrofolate dehydrogenase, whose amino-acid sequence is MAQLKVAIIGQSPFAAEVYKLLRQKGHQITGVFTIPDKGNREDALATTAKADDTPVFKIKAWRSKGVALPEILTLYKGIEVDINVLPFCSQYIPMEVINHPRYRTICYHPSLLPRHRGASAISWTLIQGDDTAGFSIFWADDGLDTGPVLLQRSCKVEPNDTVDSLYNNFLYPEGIKAMGEAVDLVAKGIAPMEPQPAQGATYDAMLNKKELQKIDWDKPAKEIHNFIRGLDSTPGAWTTLDGEEVSLFGSSLWNGDKLPEGEREVDVEKRTGIVHQGGLLIEAADGRFVNVERIKIGTKTIHAGKYGQMNDRQVVEFTEEELSIADGLRRIWTDILKIDIDDDTDFFASGASSMDVVRMVEEVKDNFGVSLQNIDVFMAPVFREFVTTVVLTARGNTAAKEIKYDVVEVQANNLTLRFPRQLFINGEFVNGHGRAINTINPHDESVICSVESANAEDVNRAVKAAKKAFEEGEWGKISARERGALLFKLADLMEQHKEELATLESLDSGAVYTLALKTHVGMSIETWRYFAGWCDKIQGSTIPISHARPNRNLTFTRREPIGVCGLVTPWNYPLMMLSWKMAACLAAGNTVVMKPAQASPLTALKFAELSARAGIPPGVINILCGFGSEVGNAIVGHPLIRKLGFTGSTQIGQTIMRCCADSNLKKVSLELGGKSPLVIFEDADLQQAVRIGMGGVFFNKGENCIAAGRLFVEETVHDEFVRRVVDEVKKISIGDPLNRSTAHGPQNHKAHLDKLLEFVEAGVKEGATLVHGGKRLDRRGWYFEPTVFTNVTDDMYIAREESFGPIMVISKFSSTNVDEMISRANNTEFGLASGVLTKDIGRALRFAEKIEAGTVFVNTYNKTDVAAPFGGFKMSGFGKDLGQEALNEYLKTKTVTIEY
- the LOC105679821 gene encoding thioredoxin-related transmembrane protein 2 homolog, coding for MSFKKDLILLVKPYYLINILLSISYIFSKRIPIVCNYIFAQNDCELNGRETEILFFLMIVIMIRTRKTGSVTMINYLTSSFVYTKIANLILWFYADVRMGILFALIFILCGLILPEPTYQGPENIIYLRGANGLQEELQRDTRVVWLVAFYTAWNPACVTFAPIFSELSAKYALESFKFGKVDVGRYPDAAAKYHVSDASTSKQLPTLILFKNGKEVERRPYADHKGKLVKFLFSLDNVEAAFDLNNIYDDCKKNPLKRKEKKSLKAE
- the LOC105679820 gene encoding N(4)-(Beta-N-acetylglucosaminyl)-L-asparaginase; the encoded protein is MFSHFTRIVLLFEACFFVNAFDKQNFDASNNTIPIIVITWNYESATEIAWDAIYNKKVSALDAVEKGCVVCEEQQCRRTVGFGGSPDESGETTLDALIMDGVAMDVGGVGGLRNVKSAISVARKVLENTKHSLLGGDLATDFAVKMKFQKESLQTNESKQMWTEWKANNCQPNFWKNVVPDPTATCGPYSPQLTQQTGLSNTEDIDNNYVLNGSEENHDTIGVLAIDSQGRTAAGASTNGAKHKIPGRIGDSPIAGAGAYADQDVGAAAGTGDGDIMMRFLPSFLAVEEMRNGATPSAAAKKAIGRIAQHYPHFFGAVIALNKKGEYGAACNGLAKFPYYVANPVLGPKLLSVECSNYNKLCNKSDDSC
- the beag gene encoding protein Red; amino-acid sequence: MPETEEEVGMSVRLTNDDFRKLLMTPRASVPSATPASVPGTARDASAKTAQTPQVSGGSRAELRRKKKSFYAKLKKQEEDKMAELAEKYRDRARERRDGTNQDYQAEDPMNSASAYRAVAPDLKSGMDAAERRRQMIQQSKFLGGDMEHTHLVKGLDYALLQKVRSEIEAKEHEQEQEMEKLVKPKEKIKKPEPEKKDDEMQFKTKMGRSLYKTVMIMKSKQIERNELFTPGRMAYVIELDDENADVDIPTTLIRSKADVPTIDNTPTLTTNDIVINKLAQILSYLRQGSRHSKKGKKLKDGRARGDEGNDIDIQPRPPVADDSIYGDIGDYMPAVASKKDGHSREKKKGSYFDKPETNLDTDDKANAPQLPNVLQPSATVVADSSVPKKGALLNKLAAEPEGYAECYPGLDEMQDAIDDSDDEVDYTKMDLGNKKGPIGRWDFDTPEEYSEYMNNKEALPKAAFQYGVKMADGRRTRKYNKEKNEKAELDREWQKIQNIMNKRKPTTAIDGASEFKVPRY